In Aedes albopictus strain Foshan chromosome 3, AalbF5, whole genome shotgun sequence, the following are encoded in one genomic region:
- the LOC134291054 gene encoding uncharacterized protein LOC134291054 — protein MADDRSRQQLINRRTTLIAALGRAEQFVEKYEAERDQGQVKLRLENLDTVWMGLEDVQTQLEDMEVTNQGMAQNLAFRSHNETRYFQIKAALQSFLPNVPTSTSAIPQPSLSGLSGIKLPTITLPEFDGDYNNWLAFHDTFVALIHSNPEVHDIQKFHYLRAALKGEAAQLIESIGISSANYTIAWQTLVSRYANDYLLKKRHLQALLDCPRMKKESAAALHSVVDEFERHTKTLRQLGEPIDSWSTMLEHLLCLRLDDATQKAWEDFATTTDNPDYACLIEFLQRRIRVLESMSVNHQAQPASNHQPPMFRRQSFHKTVSHAVTEATPRKCHSCDQHHPLFQCPKFEKMSTAERLQVVNEHHLCHNCFRQDHLARNSSCSTKPITKQVAITNNSKRSPTSTNAVTTQTTNSSQTSNANVLLSTVVLMVIDCNGQAHPARALLDNGSQSNIISDRLCQLLRLKRKKISIPVFGVGESSSNVNHSVSATIRSRTSNFEIGLDFLVMPRITIDLPVVSSSADDWHAPKDLSLADPTFNKTGAIDMLLGAEHFFTYINPGTRVEEGENPVLVVTDMVQKKRLGVSVRYKELYSTERVYTRKEII, from the exons ATGGCGGATGATCGCTCGAGGCAACAGCTCATCAACCGCCGTACGACCCTCATCGCTGCACTGGGACGAGCCGAGCAGTTCGTCGAGAAGTACGAGGCGGAACGGGACCAAGGCCAGGTGAAACTGCGACTCGAGAACCTCGATACCGTGTGGATGGGACTGGAGGATGTGCAGACCCAGCTCGAGGACATGGAAGTAACCAATCAAGGTATGGCACAGAACCTAGCTTTCCGTTCCCACAACGAAACCCGCTACTTCCAAATCAAGGCTGCTCTCCAATCTTTCCTCCCCAATGTACCTACATCTACTAGCGCAATTCCCCAACCGTCTCTCTCCGGGCTCTCCGGTATCAAGTTGCCAACCATCACCTTGCCGGAATTCGACGGTGACTATAACAATTGGCTAGCATTCCACGACACTTTCGTTGCCCTCATTCATTCTAATCCCGAAGTTCACgacattcagaaattccactacctTCGCGCTGCTCTGAAAGGGGAAGCAGCTCAACTCATTGAGTCGATCGGTATCAGCTCCGCCAACTACACCATTGCATGGCAAACACTCGTCTCTCGCTATGCTAATGACTACCTTCTGAAGAAACGTCACCTACAAGCCCTTCTCGACTGCCCCCGAATGAAGAAAGAATCCGCCGCCGCACTGCATTCTGTCGTTGACGAGTTTGAGCGCCACACCAAAACCCTCCGCCAACTTGGTGAGCCAATCGACTCGTGGAGCACTATGTTGGAGCATCTTCTATGCCTCCGACTCGACGACGCTACACAAAAAGCTTGGGAAGACTTCGCTACAACCACCGACAACCCCGACTATGCTTGTCTTATCGAGTTCCTCCAACGTCGCATCAGGGTGCTGGAATCCATGTCTGTGAACCACCAAGCACAGCCAGCATCGAATCACCAACCACCAATGTTTCGTCGTCAATCGTTCCACAAAACCGTTTCCCATGCTGTAACCGAAGCCACCCCTCGAAAATGCCACTCCTGCGATCAACATCACCCACTCTTCCAATGCCCGAAATTCGAGAAAATGTCCACTGCCGAACGACTGCAAGTTGTGAATGAACATCATCTCTGCCACAATTGTTTTCGCCAAGACCACCTCGCTCGCAATT CATCATGCTCAACGAAGCCCATCACGAAGCAGGTAGCCATAACAAACAACAGCAAACGATCACCCACATCCACGAATGCTGTCACTACTCAGACAACCAATTCGTCCCAAACATCGAACGCGAATGTTTTGTTGTCGACGGTCGTGTTGATGGTAATTGATTGCAATGGGCAAGCGCATCCCGCCCGAGCATTATTGGATAATGGCTCGCAATCCAATATTATCAGCGATCGGCTATGCCAACTTCTACGACTGAAGCGGAAAAAGATCAGCATCCCTGTGTTCGGTGTCGGTGAGTCCTCCTCCAACGTGAACCACTCCGTCAGTGCCACCATCCGATCGCGAACCTCGAACTTCGAAATCGGATTAGATTTTCTGGTCATGCCCCGTATTACGATTGACTTGCCTGTGGTTTCCTCTTCTGCCGATGACTGGCATGCCCCCAAAGATCTGTCCCTAGCCGACCCCACCTTCAACAAGACCGGCGCTATCGATATGCTGCTCGGAGCCGAGCACTTTTTCACCTACATTAACCCTGGTACCCGAGTCGAAGAAGGTGAAAATCCCGTCCTTGTTGTTACGGATATGGTACAGAAGAAAAGACTCGGTGTGTCTGTTCGTTACAAAGAGCTTTATTCAACTGAACGGGTCTACACACGCAAGGAGATAATATGA